The DNA segment TGGCGTAGCGGGAATGATGCCCTGTACCGTCAACACTGAACAGGGAGCGTGATGCAAAACATAATTACTAACGCTACCGAGGAAAAATTCACTCAAGCCATGTAAACCCCGACGACCTAAAACAATTAGATCGGCGTTCCAACCACGGGCAATTTCACAAATTAAGCGACTAGGATCACCTAATTCTTGGGTAAAATCAGCTGTTACACCTTTAGCGATCGCTTGATTAGTTAACAAGGTCAAAAAATCTATACCCTCTTGCTTGAGAGCGTTCCACTTTCCTATGTAATACTCAACACTATGAATTTGGGAGGTTCCATAAAAACTTTGTGTTTCCATCGCTCCAGCCGTCAAGTAATCTTCATCGAAAGGTGAGATAACGTGTAACAACAATAATTCGGCGTTAGTTGCTGTTGCTAATGATAAACCTCTCTCAAATACTTGCTTACCCATTTCAGTATTTTCAACAGCAACCAAAATTTTTTTAAACATATTAGTTAGTTGTCAGTTGTTAGTTGTCAGTTGAGACTGAGTGTCAGGTTTTTAAACATTTACACCCTCACACCCCTATACCCCTACACCCCTACACTTTTTTCCCCTCTGCGGCGGCGATTTCCAGCAGCGTCTTGAGGACTGAATCGGGGTTGAGGCTGATGGAATCAATTCCTTGTTCGACGAGGAAGCGGGCAAAGTCTGGGTAATCGCTTGGCGCTTGACCACAGATACCAATTTTACGTCCATGTTGTTTAACTGTGGCGATCGCTTTAGCAATCATGCGCTTAACGGCTTCGTCCCGTTCATCAAATAAATGGGCAACTAACTCCGAATCTCTGTCTAACCCCAGTGTTAACTGTGTGAGGTCATTGGAACCGATGGAGAAACCATCAAATACTTGACTAAATTCGTCTGCTAGCTGCACGTTACTGGGTAGTTCACACATAACGTAAACTTGTAAGCCGTTTTCACCTTGCACCAAGCCATGTTTTGCCATTTCGTCCAACACGCGCCGTCCTTCATTGGGAGTGCGGCAGAAGGGAACCATTAAAATGACGTTGGTTAAACCCATCTCTTCCCGTACTCGTTTCATTGCCTGACACTCTAGGGCAAAACCTTCACGGTAGCGGGGGTCATAGTAGCGAGAAGCACCACGCCAGCCAATCATCGGGTTTTCTTCTTTGGGTTCAAACTGTTTACCACCTAAAAGATTGGCGTATTCGTTGCTTTTGAAGTCAGAGAGACGGACAATAACGGGTTTGGGATAAAAAGCAGCTGCGATGGTGGCAATTCCTTGAGCTAGTTTATCCACAAAGAATAGGGTTTTATCCTCGTATTGAGCCGTTAACTCAGCAATTTTGTATTTAGCTAGTTCGTCTTCTAACTCATCAAAGTGAATCAATGCTAAGGGGTGTGCTTTGATGTGGTTGTTAATAATAAATTCCATCCTTGCCAATCCCACCCCATCATTAGGAATACTAGTTAAGCCAAAAGCTTCTTCGGGATTGCCCACATTCATCATAATTTGGGTGTGTGTGCAAGGTAGTTTCTCCAAAGGAATTTCTTGGACTTCGTAGGGTAACAAACCTGAATAGACTTTCCCTGTTTCCCCTTCCGCACAACTAACAGTAATTTCTTGCCCAGTTTTTAAAACAGTAGTCGCATTACCACAACCGACGATCGCCGGTATTCCCATTTCCCTAGCAATAATCGCCGCATGACAAGTTCTACCACCAGAGTTAGTCACAATGGCGCTAGCACGTTTCATAATTGGTTCCCAATCAGGGTCAGTACGATTAGTTACCAGCACTTCCCCCGCTTGAAACTGGCTAATTTGATGCACATCCAAAATCACTCTGGCTTTACCTTGTCCAATCATTTCCCCGACACTGCGACCGGTAATAAGAGGAATTAGGGGTTGGGGATTAGGGATTAGGGATGGGGATAACCTGTAATTCCGCAAGACATTGTTCACCTTTTGCGACTGCACGGTTTCCGGCCGTGCTTGGACGATGAACAATTCATTAGTCAAGCCATCTTTAGCCCATTCAATATCCATTGGTGTGTAAACACCACGCACTTGGGAATAGTGTTCTTCAATGATGCAGCCCCAATGTGCTAGTTGCAGAATATCTTCATCGTTGAGGGCGAAGACGCTGCGTTCTGATGGTGTCACAGAGATGTTTTTAGTCAATTTTGAGCCACCTAAGTCATAAATCATCTTAATTTCTTTAGTACCCAGGCGTTTTTCAATAATTGAACGGTAACCCTGTTTCAGGGTTGGTTTAAATACTAAATATTCATCGGGGTTAACTGCACCTTGGACAACGTTTTCCCCTAAACCATAGGCGGCGGTAATCAAAACTGCATCTTTGAAACCTGTTTCGGTATCAATAGAGAACATGACACCAGAAGTAGCCAAATCAGAACGTACCATTTTCTGCACGCCGACTGATAAGGCTATGTTGAAGTGATCAAAGCCTTTGATTTGGCGATAAGAGATGGCGCGGTCAGTGAAAATTGAGGCAAAACATTTATGGCAAGATTCCAGAACAGCTTGCAAACCGTGGACATTTAAATAGGTTTCTTGTTGACCGGCAAAGCTAGCATCCGGTAAGTCTTCAGCTGTGGCGCTAGAACGGACAGCAACATCAGTATCATCACCATACTCTTGACAGAGAGTGGCATAAGCTTGGGCGATCGCTGTTTGTAATTCCTGCGGAAAAGGAGTTTGCAGCATCAGCAACCTTGCTTGTTTACCACGCTGCCGCAAATTCTGCACATCCTCTACATCTAAATCAGCAAAAATTTCTCTTAATTTTGCTTCCAAACCTGCGGAAGTAATGAAATATCTATAAGCATGAGCAGTTGTCGCAAACCCAGTGGGAACTTTTACACCTTTGCGCCGCAACTGTTGAATCATTTCACCTAAAGAAGCGTTCTTTCCTCCTACTAAAGGGATATCTGCAATTCCCACTTGGTTCAAAGGTAAAACTAGAGCTTGTTCTTTAAAGACTGAATCAGATGTGTGTGGATCTATTATTATTTCTACCATGATTGATTTTCCTATAACTCAAAGAGGTACTTAATAGATGTGTAGTCAAGTTATCTGTCTTTAAGCTTCACACTTATGTTTATAGGGAGTTATTTTGAGGAAGTTGTGAGGATTTAAGCTCTAAACACCTGCATATATACCTTATTTGCCTAATAGTAATTACTGCAACTTTATGTAGAAATATTACAACATATTTATAGTTATAATTTTCTTCACAAATTCCTCATATCCAATAACTATTCTTAAGATAGATACAGAATATTTGGGTATCAGTACGGTTGTAAATTGACCACACTGATATTTAATCAACACATTTTTAAAAAAGGATTTGAGATTATGATTAACTGCCCTTGCTGTTCTGGGTTACTTTTGCCCCATATACGTGGTGATTCGGAAATACACTGGTTTTGTCGCCACTGTTGGCAAGATATGCCAGTATTTTTGTTCACAACTCCTGCTTCCCTCAGGGAAATCATGGTCAAAAGGTTTTCTCGCAGTTTTCCCAACAGAGAACAAACAAAAACCGCCGACTACATCAGTCAACGTCAAACTATGAATGGATGGTTAGAGTTACAGGATTTTCCAGCTTAAGGCGATCGCTTGGGTTCAAAACAGCTAATCAATTCCTTTGTTCCGTCCTTGACCATTTTTATAGTGAAAACTCAATGACAAACTCAGTACCTTGACCAAGGATAGAATTACAACTCAACTTGCCACCGTGGGTTTGCTCGACTATTTGTCTAGCTATAGCTAAACCTAAACCCGTGCCTTTCCCCACGGGTTTTGTGGTAAATAAACGGTCAAATATTTTTTGTTTAACTTCTTGACCGATCCCCTTAGCATTATCAGCAATTGATATTTTGACATGATGATTTTCGACAAATGTTTTCACTAGGATTTTATTGGGGTCGGCTTGAATTTCTGTAAAACTACGGCCATTGTTTGATTCATCTAAAGCATCAATAGCATTAGCTAAAATATTCATAAATACCTGATTTAGCTGACCAGGAAAACATTCTATTTCAGGTAAATCACTGTAATGGGTGATAATTTCAATTGCTGGACGTCGTTCGTTAGCTTTGAGCCGATGTTTGAGAATTAAAATTGTACTATCAATCCCTTCATGCAGATTAAAAATTTGCTTGGTGTCACTATCTGCACGAGAGAAAGTACATAGACTTTTACTGATAGATGTAATGCGATCGCCGCCATCTTTCATGGCGCGAATTAGTTTAGGTAAATCTTCTCGGATGTAATCTAGATCAACGGCTTCCAGTTGATCTTCAATTTCCGCATCAGGTTGAGGGAATTTCCGTCCATAGAGATCGATGATGCCGAGCAAGTCATTAATATAATCCTGTGCCACATTGACATTGCCGACAATTGCGCCAATGGGATTATTGATTTCGTGGGCAACCCCAGCTACCAGATTACCGAGGGCAGACATTTTTTCGTTTTGAATTAGTTGCAGTTGGGATGCTTCTAGTTCTGCTGCTTTTTGAGCAACTTGGGCTGCGAGGTTTTGGGTAAGTTGAGACAGTTGTAAATGGGTACTGACTCGTGCCAAAACCTCTTTTTCATAGAAGGGTTTGACTATATAGTCTACTGCTCCTAGTTCCAATGCCTTGACTTTGCTCTCACTATCGCAAAGGGCAGTCATAAAAATAATGGGAATATGGCAGGTGCGGTCATTGGCTTTGAGCCGTCGGCAAGTTTCAAATCCATCGATTCCAGGCATCATCACATCTAGTAAAATCAGGTCGGGGAGGCGGCGTTCAACTTGTTGTAATGCGCGATCGCCACTAGTCGCGATCGCCACATCAAAGCCTGCATCGCCCAATGTCTCTGAAACTACCTCTAGATTGGTGGGCGTATCATCAACAATTAAAACTAAACCTGTGATGGTAGATATTGGTGGTGTGTGTAGCATAATTGGCACTGTGGAGATAAATATAACTGTAGTCACTTAGGTGATGACAGTGTTGATTGCTCAAAGACTGATAGCTACTGGGTTTATACGGGCTAAACGCCCCGCTACCGCTAACAGCACTGTGCTATCAAAGTGTATTAGAAGATGGTTAGAAGCAGCACAGACAGTGCGTCACCCACTCCCTGTATTTCTTAAGAAAGATACTGCTGAATGAACTGTTCAAGTTGTTCACTTTGGAATTGTTTAGCAAGTTGAATAATCTGCTGAGTGAACGGTTGGTAGCGATCGCTCTCTTGCGCCAGTTGTTCTGCGGCGGCTATGAGTTTCTTCAATCGCCCCTCTTGCACGAGTTCTAACCAAGACTGGAGATCGGCTAAGGGGGGTGGAATTAGTTCTGTTAGTTGCTGCTGATCTGCGGATTTATGGGTGATGTCTTCAGTTTTCCAAGTGAGTTCGAGATGTTTTTCGAGAAGTGTGAACAAATCATTCACTTGCACAGGTTTGGCGAGAAAATCATCGCCGCCGGCATCAATACTCATTTGTTGATCAATTTGAGCGACGGAAGCAGAAGAGACCAGAATTTTGAGCGATCGCAGTTGTTCCTGTTCCCGAATCTTTCGCAGCATCTCAAAACCATCCATCACAGGCATAACTAAGTCAGTAATGACTAAATCAGGAAGATGTTGCTGGAGTTGGTCTAAGCCTGCTTGTCCGTTTTCGGCTTCGGTGATGATGAACCCTAGCGGCTCTAGCAGATTCAGCAAGACGGCGCGATTTTCCCAGCGATCGTCTACGACTAAAATATGGCGTTTTACTCCTTCATAGCCAATAATATTACCCACAGATGCGGTCTGCTGTTGACTCCAGTCACTTGCTAAGGGCAGGATGATCTCGAAAAAGAACTCGCTACCCACACCAAGCTGACTCTTGACCTGAATCTGTCCACCCATTAACTGCACAAGCTGTTGGCTAATGGCTAATCCTAGCCCCGTTCCTTCTACTTTCCGCTTCTGCTCCCCCACTTGTTCAAATGTTTGGAAGAGTTTGTTGATATCTGCTGACGCAATCCCCACACCAGTATCGACGATGCTAAAGCGCAGTTTGGTGCGGGGATCGGACTCCTCCAGCCCAGTTCTTTGAACACGTAGGGCAACACTACCGCGATCAGTAAACTTAATGGCGTTACCGAGTAGGTTAATTAATACTTGGCGTAGACGTTTTTCATCGGCACTGATACCTGCGGGTAAATCGGCATCAGGTTCGTAATGAAACTCAATGCCTTTCTGCTGCACCCGAATATGGCAAATTTCGACAACGCCTTGCATGAAAGACGGCAAGTGAAAAGCTTGAGAGGCAAGTTCCAGTTTACGAGCTTCAATTTTGGACAAATCCAGTATGTCGTTGATCAGTGTGAGCAGATGAGAGCCACACTGGTGAATGATGTTGACTCCCTGACGTTCTTTGTCGGGTAAGACTTTCGAGCGTCCCAGAATTTGGGCATAGCCGAGAATCCCATTCAACGGTGTGCGGAGTTCGTGGCTCATGTTGGCGAGAAATTCACTCTTGGCATTGTTGGCACTGTCAGCACTTTCTTTAGCTGCATCCGCTAAGGCTTTTGATTGTTTGAGTTGGGTTTGTTCCGCAGATTGGACATAGACCAACACCCCTATTAGTGTTCCCGCCAAGGCTAAGATTGCCAGAGCAATTATATCTAGAAGCTTGAGTTGAGATTCAATATTTTCACGGGGAATAACAAGTGCTACTGACCAGTTAGCTTCTTTGAGAGGGAGAAACGCCACATATTTTTTAGTTTTGTCAAGGGTGACTAATTCAATACCCTGTTGCTGATTTACCATCTTTTGGGCGATCGCCGCTAAACCTGAATCTGCGGCCTCAACCAATTTGATCCCCGGCTTTTCGATTGTGGTCATGAAGGCGGGGTTAGGATGTATAATCGCTTGTCCGGCAGAGTTGAGCGTAAAAGCATAGCTATTTTCGCCGTATTTTAGTGTCTCTGTGACATACTTGATGCGATCAACAGAAACACTTCCATGCACGACACCGATGGGAGAACTCGATAAATTTCCATCTCTGCGAATAGGAGACGATATTGGTACTGATGATATGCCATTCGCTCTGGCAATCATCGGATCACCTACATGGACATATCCGGCAATTGACCTTTGAAACCAGCGTCGATCTGTGACATTTGCCCGTTTACTGTTCGGGACTGTACTCTCGCGCCATCCTTCTGGTGTGGTTAAACCAAAGAGGGAAAAATCTTCAATTCGCTGGTCTTCTGCTTTTAAATATTTACTGGCGATCGCCCAATCTACTGAGCGCACTAAATCTGTATTTGCCAACATTTCAACTCTGACTTTGAGCATTGCTAACCAGTGATCAATCTCATCTCGGCTCTGTTCCACTTCTGATAGAACTTGCCCCTTGAGATTGGTTAGCATGATACTTCGCACGGTCTGATAGCTGAAATAAGCACCTACAACTACAAATAAAGTAGTACCACCGACAATTACCTTAGCTAATAGGCTGCGCGAATGTCTAACAGGGTTCGTCTGGAGAGATGAGGGCGAATCGCAGACAGGTTTTTTAGCTGATGGGAAAAATTGCCAGAACGAAAGGGTGGACATAGGCATCTATGATAGATTCAAGATTGATAATTTATGATGCCCATCTGCTCAAGAATATTACCAAAATGGTTGCATTGAGGGCTTTTATCAAATAGCTGTATTCTCTCATCGGAAGTTGAATTGTGAAAATTGTGTAATCTCCTAACTGAGAGTCTACCTAGATTCTATCTCCATGTTTTCCTATAACAATTTGCCGAGGGATCGCCAATCCTCAACCC comes from the Nostoc sp. PCC 7120 = FACHB-418 genome and includes:
- a CDS encoding universal stress protein encodes the protein MFKKILVAVENTEMGKQVFERGLSLATATNAELLLLHVISPFDEDYLTAGAMETQSFYGTSQIHSVEYYIGKWNALKQEGIDFLTLLTNQAIAKGVTADFTQELGDPSRLICEIARGWNADLIVLGRRGLHGLSEFFLGSVSNYVLHHAPCSVLTVQGIIPATPETPVIASSI
- the ppsA gene encoding phosphoenolpyruvate synthase, with translation MVEIIIDPHTSDSVFKEQALVLPLNQVGIADIPLVGGKNASLGEMIQQLRRKGVKVPTGFATTAHAYRYFITSAGLEAKLREIFADLDVEDVQNLRQRGKQARLLMLQTPFPQELQTAIAQAYATLCQEYGDDTDVAVRSSATAEDLPDASFAGQQETYLNVHGLQAVLESCHKCFASIFTDRAISYRQIKGFDHFNIALSVGVQKMVRSDLATSGVMFSIDTETGFKDAVLITAAYGLGENVVQGAVNPDEYLVFKPTLKQGYRSIIEKRLGTKEIKMIYDLGGSKLTKNISVTPSERSVFALNDEDILQLAHWGCIIEEHYSQVRGVYTPMDIEWAKDGLTNELFIVQARPETVQSQKVNNVLRNYRLSPSLIPNPQPLIPLITGRSVGEMIGQGKARVILDVHQISQFQAGEVLVTNRTDPDWEPIMKRASAIVTNSGGRTCHAAIIAREMGIPAIVGCGNATTVLKTGQEITVSCAEGETGKVYSGLLPYEVQEIPLEKLPCTHTQIMMNVGNPEEAFGLTSIPNDGVGLARMEFIINNHIKAHPLALIHFDELEDELAKYKIAELTAQYEDKTLFFVDKLAQGIATIAAAFYPKPVIVRLSDFKSNEYANLLGGKQFEPKEENPMIGWRGASRYYDPRYREGFALECQAMKRVREEMGLTNVILMVPFCRTPNEGRRVLDEMAKHGLVQGENGLQVYVMCELPSNVQLADEFSQVFDGFSIGSNDLTQLTLGLDRDSELVAHLFDERDEAVKRMIAKAIATVKQHGRKIGICGQAPSDYPDFARFLVEQGIDSISLNPDSVLKTLLEIAAAEGKKV
- a CDS encoding sensor histidine kinase, producing MLHTPPISTITGLVLIVDDTPTNLEVVSETLGDAGFDVAIATSGDRALQQVERRLPDLILLDVMMPGIDGFETCRRLKANDRTCHIPIIFMTALCDSESKVKALELGAVDYIVKPFYEKEVLARVSTHLQLSQLTQNLAAQVAQKAAELEASQLQLIQNEKMSALGNLVAGVAHEINNPIGAIVGNVNVAQDYINDLLGIIDLYGRKFPQPDAEIEDQLEAVDLDYIREDLPKLIRAMKDGGDRITSISKSLCTFSRADSDTKQIFNLHEGIDSTILILKHRLKANERRPAIEIITHYSDLPEIECFPGQLNQVFMNILANAIDALDESNNGRSFTEIQADPNKILVKTFVENHHVKISIADNAKGIGQEVKQKIFDRLFTTKPVGKGTGLGLAIARQIVEQTHGGKLSCNSILGQGTEFVIEFSL
- a CDS encoding hybrid sensor histidine kinase/response regulator; its protein translation is MPMSTLSFWQFFPSAKKPVCDSPSSLQTNPVRHSRSLLAKVIVGGTTLFVVVGAYFSYQTVRSIMLTNLKGQVLSEVEQSRDEIDHWLAMLKVRVEMLANTDLVRSVDWAIASKYLKAEDQRIEDFSLFGLTTPEGWRESTVPNSKRANVTDRRWFQRSIAGYVHVGDPMIARANGISSVPISSPIRRDGNLSSSPIGVVHGSVSVDRIKYVTETLKYGENSYAFTLNSAGQAIIHPNPAFMTTIEKPGIKLVEAADSGLAAIAQKMVNQQQGIELVTLDKTKKYVAFLPLKEANWSVALVIPRENIESQLKLLDIIALAILALAGTLIGVLVYVQSAEQTQLKQSKALADAAKESADSANNAKSEFLANMSHELRTPLNGILGYAQILGRSKVLPDKERQGVNIIHQCGSHLLTLINDILDLSKIEARKLELASQAFHLPSFMQGVVEICHIRVQQKGIEFHYEPDADLPAGISADEKRLRQVLINLLGNAIKFTDRGSVALRVQRTGLEESDPRTKLRFSIVDTGVGIASADINKLFQTFEQVGEQKRKVEGTGLGLAISQQLVQLMGGQIQVKSQLGVGSEFFFEIILPLASDWSQQQTASVGNIIGYEGVKRHILVVDDRWENRAVLLNLLEPLGFIITEAENGQAGLDQLQQHLPDLVITDLVMPVMDGFEMLRKIREQEQLRSLKILVSSASVAQIDQQMSIDAGGDDFLAKPVQVNDLFTLLEKHLELTWKTEDITHKSADQQQLTELIPPPLADLQSWLELVQEGRLKKLIAAAEQLAQESDRYQPFTQQIIQLAKQFQSEQLEQFIQQYLS